From the Solanum lycopersicum chromosome 10, SLM_r2.1 genome, one window contains:
- the LOC101251241 gene encoding probable serine/threonine-protein kinase PBL7: protein MLSWLPHPNIVRLAGYCADGDHRLLVYENVQLGLLKEHLHDSAPDKKQLDWNTRMKIASEAAKGLEYLHDKQQPTVIHRRINCSNILLGEGYQAKLSGFSFAKLGPPDGKTHVSAIFERNYGHQAPEHATICEVSVQTGLLSVKSDVYSFGVVLLEIITGRKDIRNSKGGEESSLIAWAKPLIKDNKFSEMAYPALQGHYPATGLKQAVLVASTCVQKQPHTRPTMADVVTSLTYIAQGKYDSVTHALHNSVLNDGN from the exons ATGTTAAGTTGGTTACCCCATCCTAATATTGTTCGTCTAGCTGGCTATTGTGCTGATGGTGATCATAGACTTCTCGTTTATGAAAACGTTCAACTAGGATTATTGAAAGAGCATCTTCATG ATTCCGCTCCTGATAAGAAGCAACTTGATTGGAACACTAGAATGAAAATAGCTTCTGAAGCAGCAAAAGGATTAGAGTATTTACATGACAAACAACAGCCAACTGTAATACACCGCCGTATAAACTGCTCCAACATTTTGCTTGGTGAGGGATATCAAGCTAAGTTATCTGGCTTTAGCTTCGCAAAACTGGGGCCTCCAGACGGTAAAACCCATGTATCTGCAATATTTGAGAGAAATTATGGTCACCAAGCACCAGAGCATGCCACGATATGTGAGGTGAGTGTACAAACAGGACTATTGAGTGTGAAATCAGATGTTTACAGCTTTGGAGTTGTCCTTTTAGAGATTATTACAGGAAGGAAAGATATCAGAAATTCAAAAGGTGGCGAAGAGTCCAGTCTTATTGCTTGG GCAAAACCATTGATCAAAGACAACAAGTTTTCAGAAATGGCATATCCAGCACTTCAAGGACATTATCCTGCTACAGGATTGAAGCAAGCTGTTCTAGTCGCAAGCACGTGTGTCCAAAAGCAACCTCACACTCGTCCTACCATGGCAGACGTCGTGACATCCTTAACTTATATTGCTCAAGGAAAATATGATTCAGTAACTCATGCTTTACATAACTCTGTCCTGAATGATGGCAACTGA
- the LOC101253845 gene encoding glutathione S-transferase L3 isoform X2, with translation MATPVQEIRPASLDSTSESPALFDGTTRLYISYVCPFAQRPWIARNFKGLQDKIELVPIDLQNRPVWYKEKVYPQNKVPSLEHNNKVIGESLDLVKYIDSNFEGPFLLPDDPEKQKFAEELIAYSDTFLKEIYANFKGDIEKHSGPQFDYLEKALDKFDDGPFFLGQFSQVDIVYAPFVERFQIFLKEGLNYDITSGRPKLAKWTEELNKLDSYIQTKADPKEVVDLYKKKYLA, from the exons ATGGCTACTCC TGTACAAGAAATTCGTCCTGCATCTCTTGATTCTACTTCCGAATCGCCAGCCCTGTTTGATGGAACTACAAG gtTGTATATCAGTTATGTATGCCCTTTTGCACAGCGTCCATGGATTGCCAGAAATTTCAAG GGTTTGCAAGATAAGATCGAATTAGTTCCAATTGATCTTCAGAACAGGCCTGTTTGGTACAAGGAAAAAGTTTACCCTCAAAATAAG GTGCCCTCTCTGGAACACAACAACAAAGTGATTGGAGAAAGTCTCGATCTGGTTAAATATATCGACAGCAACTTTGAGGGTCCGTTTCTTCTACCTGAT GACCCTGAAAAACAGAAGTTTGCTGAAGAGTTGATAGCTTACAGTGATACGTTCCTGAAAGAAATATATGCCAACTTCAAAGGAGATATTGAAAAGCATTCTG GACCTCAATTTGACTACTTAGAAAAAGCTCTCGACAAATTTGATGACGGACCTTTCTTCCTAGGTCAATTCAGTCAG GTCGATATCGTGTATGCTCCCTTCGTTGAAAGGTTCCAAATCTTCTTGAAAGAGGGGTTAAATTATGATATCACATCTGGGAGGCCAAAACTAGCAAAATGGACAGAG GAACTGAACAAGCTTGATAGCTACATTCAAACAAAAGCTGATCCTAAGGAAGTGGTGgacttatataagaaaaaatatttg GCGTAA
- the LOC101254349 gene encoding protein gar2 gives MEKEDGLRTVECLRGRLIAERAASKRAKEDAEFMGNKLIELETKLKEESKSRNKAEKKLKYFIKKLESMNICYISDESEHSSLFDKSENSSVTSTTTTSNSSKIITEQNSQFKDSMISDFEDSQELISQENNSKELEFPNSDANSSKSIVQEEEKSEEDNVNSSLALVPIDLPKPKSIDPIVLDATVREVLDALRHAKEKLQTQMERGRGTIKVS, from the exons atggaaaaagaaGATGGGTTGAGGACAGTGGAGTGTCTAAGAGGAAGATTAATTGCAGAAAGAGCAGCTTCTAAAAGAGCAAAAGAAGATGCAGAGTTTATGGGAAACaag CTGATTGAACTGGAGACAAAGTTGAAAGAAGAGAGCAAATCAAGAAACAAAGCTGAGAAAAAGCTcaagtattttataaaaaagcTTGAATCAATGAACATATGTTATATTTCAGATGAATCAGAGCACTCAAGTTTGTTTGATAAAAGTGAAAATTCATCTGTTACATCTACAACAACCACTAGTAACAGCAGCAAAATAATCACTGAACAAAATTCCCAATTTAAAGACTCAATGATCAGTGATTTTGAAGATTCTCAAGAGCTCATATCCCAAGAAAACAATTCTAAGGAGCTGGAATTTCCAAATTCAGATGCTAATAG CTCAAAGTCTATAGTCCAAGAGGAAGAAAAAAGTGAAGAAGACAATGTCAATAGCTCTTTGGCATTAGTTCCTATagatttgccaaagccaaaatCAATTGATCCAATTGTTCTTGATGCTACTGTTAGAGAAGTTCTTGATGCACTAAGGCATGCTAAAGAGAAACTCCAGACACAAATGGAGAGAGGACGCGGTACGATTAAAGTTAGCTAA
- the LOC101251533 gene encoding probable protein phosphatase 2C 38 isoform X2 has product MVMLCWRRSGKRNCSHRGGDPNGRFKGLMWYKDLGVHANGEFSMAVIQANNLMEDQSQLESGPLSSMKLGPQGTFVGVYDGHGGPETSRFINNSIFSNLKKHQELSADAIRKSFLKTEEEFLSLVKRQWQEKPQIATVGSCCLAGVICSGLLYTANVGDSRAVLGRVDKSAKSVAAIQLSTEHNASIESVRDELRSLHPEDSQIVVLKHNVWRVKGIIQVSRSIGDAYLKKSEFNQAPLLARFRLPEPFSEPILSAEPSISVHKLSSKDQFVIFASDGLWDHLSNQEAVDIVHSHPRNGIARELIKAALHIAAKKREMRYSDLKKIDRGVRRHFHDDITVVVVFIDPYSMNRSSSRRSILSIRGGTPSSPKM; this is encoded by the exons ATGGTTATGTTGTGTTGGAGGCGCTCTGGTAAACGGAATTGTAGTCATAGAGGAGGAGATCCAAATGGTAGGTTTAAAGGATTAATGTGGTATAAGGATTTAGGAGTTCATGCTAATGGAGAATTTTCAATGGCGGTTATACAAGCGAATAATTTGATGGAAGATCAGAGTCAGCTGGAATCAGGGCCATTGAGTTCTATGAAATTAGGTCCTCAGGGAACATTTGTTGGTGTTTATGATGGACATGGAGGACCTGAGACTTCGCGGTTTATAAACAACTCTATattctccaatctcaaga AACATCAAGAACTTTCTGCTGATGCAATAAGAAAATCTTTCTTGAAAACTGAAGAGGAGTTTTTGTCACTTGTAAAGAGACAATGGCAAGAGAAGCCACAAATTGCAACAGTAGGATCATGTTGCTTGGCCGGCGTAATATGTAGTGGACTCTTATATACCGCGAATGTTGGAGATTCTCGTGCAGTACTAGGCAGAGTAGATAAATCTGCAAAGAGTGTAGCAGCTATTCAATTGTCAACAGAGCATAATGCTAGTATCGAATCCGTGAGAGATGAGCTTAGGTCATTGCATCCTGAGGATTCACAGATTGTGGTACTCAAACACAACGTTTGGCGTGTGAAAGGTATTATACAG GTTTCGAGGTCCATTGGTGATGCATATCTTAAGAAGTCAGAGTTCAACCAGGCACCATTATTGGCAAGATTTAGGTTGCCAGAGCCCTTCTCAGAACCAATCCTCAGCGCGGAGCCATCAATATCAGTTCACAAACTCAGTTCCAAGGATCAATTTGTTATATTTGCTTCAGATGGTCTATGGGACCATCTTAGCAACCAGGAGGCTGTTGACATTGTTCACAGTCATCCTAGAAAT GGAATTGCTAGAGAACTTATCAAAGCTGCACTACATATAGCAGCAAAGAAAAGAGAAATGCGATATTCAGACCTAAAAAAGATCGATCGAGGAGTAAGAAGGCATTTCCATGATGATATAACAGTTGTAGTTGTGTTTATTGATCCATATTCTATGAATAGAAGCTCTTCTCGCCGCTCGATTCTCTCCATTAGAGGAGGCACTCCCTCCTCACCAAAAATGTAG
- the LOC101251533 gene encoding probable protein phosphatase 2C 38 isoform X1, translated as MVMLCWRRSGKRNCSHRGGDPNGRFKGLMWYKDLGVHANGEFSMAVIQANNLMEDQSQLESGPLSSMKLGPQGTFVGVYDGHGGPETSRFINNSIFSNLKKFASEHQELSADAIRKSFLKTEEEFLSLVKRQWQEKPQIATVGSCCLAGVICSGLLYTANVGDSRAVLGRVDKSAKSVAAIQLSTEHNASIESVRDELRSLHPEDSQIVVLKHNVWRVKGIIQVSRSIGDAYLKKSEFNQAPLLARFRLPEPFSEPILSAEPSISVHKLSSKDQFVIFASDGLWDHLSNQEAVDIVHSHPRNGIARELIKAALHIAAKKREMRYSDLKKIDRGVRRHFHDDITVVVVFIDPYSMNRSSSRRSILSIRGGTPSSPKM; from the exons ATGGTTATGTTGTGTTGGAGGCGCTCTGGTAAACGGAATTGTAGTCATAGAGGAGGAGATCCAAATGGTAGGTTTAAAGGATTAATGTGGTATAAGGATTTAGGAGTTCATGCTAATGGAGAATTTTCAATGGCGGTTATACAAGCGAATAATTTGATGGAAGATCAGAGTCAGCTGGAATCAGGGCCATTGAGTTCTATGAAATTAGGTCCTCAGGGAACATTTGTTGGTGTTTATGATGGACATGGAGGACCTGAGACTTCGCGGTTTATAAACAACTCTATattctccaatctcaaga AATTTGCATCAGAACATCAAGAACTTTCTGCTGATGCAATAAGAAAATCTTTCTTGAAAACTGAAGAGGAGTTTTTGTCACTTGTAAAGAGACAATGGCAAGAGAAGCCACAAATTGCAACAGTAGGATCATGTTGCTTGGCCGGCGTAATATGTAGTGGACTCTTATATACCGCGAATGTTGGAGATTCTCGTGCAGTACTAGGCAGAGTAGATAAATCTGCAAAGAGTGTAGCAGCTATTCAATTGTCAACAGAGCATAATGCTAGTATCGAATCCGTGAGAGATGAGCTTAGGTCATTGCATCCTGAGGATTCACAGATTGTGGTACTCAAACACAACGTTTGGCGTGTGAAAGGTATTATACAG GTTTCGAGGTCCATTGGTGATGCATATCTTAAGAAGTCAGAGTTCAACCAGGCACCATTATTGGCAAGATTTAGGTTGCCAGAGCCCTTCTCAGAACCAATCCTCAGCGCGGAGCCATCAATATCAGTTCACAAACTCAGTTCCAAGGATCAATTTGTTATATTTGCTTCAGATGGTCTATGGGACCATCTTAGCAACCAGGAGGCTGTTGACATTGTTCACAGTCATCCTAGAAAT GGAATTGCTAGAGAACTTATCAAAGCTGCACTACATATAGCAGCAAAGAAAAGAGAAATGCGATATTCAGACCTAAAAAAGATCGATCGAGGAGTAAGAAGGCATTTCCATGATGATATAACAGTTGTAGTTGTGTTTATTGATCCATATTCTATGAATAGAAGCTCTTCTCGCCGCTCGATTCTCTCCATTAGAGGAGGCACTCCCTCCTCACCAAAAATGTAG
- the LOC101250945 gene encoding WRKY transcription factor 44, which yields MEVNEPAKIAIVRPVASRPRCPIYKSFSELLAGAVDISSTNVRSEMAITAIRPKTVRLKPVTNHALVGESSSQVGVSEAPAGCRSDYILQSVEKPKVLYKPIAKLAPRKTIPLLENKGISISDQRREKADAKADVQSAKEAKQHHDLTTESKQSLLAKSGEDKRIVHSTIVSESTEEVPQSLINTSNVDRPSYDGYNWRKYGQKQVKGSEYPRSYYKCTHLKCPVKKKVERSYDGQIAEIVYRGEHNHPKPQPPKRNLSDVQVRAAVCNDTSKETNNPAWSNQHPQTSEAYVCRIENPNDVGLTINSAHSSKAPWFYDPIAAAGMHTDAGNSEDSAEGSKKLKATCDDTKTKRRKTKALCNGAGTSGESTFPYIPKQSTTDSEITEDGFRWRKYGQKVVKGSSYPRSYYRCTSPKCSVRKFVERTMDDPKAFITTYEGKHNHGVPNRRPNSEASKTSSKSSAMKEKS from the exons ATGGAGGTCAATGAACCTGCGAAAATAGCTATAGTTAGACCAGTAGCTTCAAGGCCAAGATGTCCTATTTACAAATCTTTTTCAGAGCTCTTAGCTGGTGCAGTAGATATCTCATCCACAAATGTTCGTTCTGAAATGGCGATTACTGCCATAAGACCAAAGACTGTAAGGCTGAAGCCTGTAACAAACCATGCTTTAGTTGGAGAGAGCTCTTCACAG GTTGGCGTGTCTGAGGCACCAGCTGGTTGTCGATCAGATTACATCCTGCAATCGGTAGAGAAACCCAAGGTCCTGTATAAACCCATAGCTAAACTTGCACCAAGGAAAACAATTCCTCTCCTTGAAAATAAG GGAATCTCTATATCTGATCAGCGACGAGAAAAAGCTGATGCTAAGGCAGATGTTCAATCAGCAAAAGAAGCTAAACAACATCATGACCTTACGACAGAATCTAAACAAAGTCTCTTAGCAAAATCAGGAGAAGACAAACGAATAGTGCATTCAACAATTGTATCAGAGAGCACAGAAGAGGTCCCACAGTCTTTGATCAACACAAGTAATGTCGATCGTCCTAGTTATGATGGATATAATTGGAGAAAATATGGACAAAAGCAAGTTAAAGGAAGTGAATACCCGAGAAGTTACTATAAGTGCACGCATCTAAAGTGTCCTGTGAAAAAGAAGGTTGAAAGATCATATGATGGTCAGATTGCTGAAATTGTTTACAGGGGTGAACACAACCACCCAAAGCCTCAGCCTCCAAAGCGCAACTTGTCAGACGTACAAGTGCGAGCAGCCGTATGCAATGACACTTCTAAAGAAACAAATAACCCTGCATGGAGTAACCAACATCCTCAGACAAGTGAAGCTTACGTCTGTAGGATAGAAAATCCAAATGATGTCGGGTTGACTATAAATTCAGCTCATTCTAGCAAAGCACCATGGTTTTATGATCCCATTGCAGCTGCAGGAATGCACACTGATGCCGGAAATTCTGAAGATTCTGCTGAAGGAAGTAAAAAGTTGAAGGCTACTTGTGATGACACAAAAACTAAAAGAAG GAAAACTAAAGCCCTATGCAATGGAGCAGGTACATCAGGGGAAAGTACATTTCCTTATATTCCAAAACAAAGTACCACTGACTCTGAAATTACCGAGGACGGCTTTCGCTGGAGAAAATATGGACAGAAGGTTGTGAAAGGAAGTTCGTATCCCAG AAGCTATTATAGATGCACAAGTCCTAAATGCAGCGTGCGTAAGTTTGTTGAAAGAACCATGGATGATCCAAAAGCCTTTATAACTACATATGAGGGAAAACACAACCATGGTGTTCCAAACAGAAGACCAAATTCAGAGGCATCCAAGACAAGCTCAAAATCTTCAGCTATGAAAGAGAAATCATAG
- the LOC101253845 gene encoding glutathione S-transferase L3 isoform X1 — protein sequence MATPSVQEIRPASLDSTSESPALFDGTTRLYISYVCPFAQRPWIARNFKGLQDKIELVPIDLQNRPVWYKEKVYPQNKVPSLEHNNKVIGESLDLVKYIDSNFEGPFLLPDDPEKQKFAEELIAYSDTFLKEIYANFKGDIEKHSGPQFDYLEKALDKFDDGPFFLGQFSQVDIVYAPFVERFQIFLKEGLNYDITSGRPKLAKWTEELNKLDSYIQTKADPKEVVDLYKKKYLA from the exons ATGGCTACTCC AAGTGTACAAGAAATTCGTCCTGCATCTCTTGATTCTACTTCCGAATCGCCAGCCCTGTTTGATGGAACTACAAG gtTGTATATCAGTTATGTATGCCCTTTTGCACAGCGTCCATGGATTGCCAGAAATTTCAAG GGTTTGCAAGATAAGATCGAATTAGTTCCAATTGATCTTCAGAACAGGCCTGTTTGGTACAAGGAAAAAGTTTACCCTCAAAATAAG GTGCCCTCTCTGGAACACAACAACAAAGTGATTGGAGAAAGTCTCGATCTGGTTAAATATATCGACAGCAACTTTGAGGGTCCGTTTCTTCTACCTGAT GACCCTGAAAAACAGAAGTTTGCTGAAGAGTTGATAGCTTACAGTGATACGTTCCTGAAAGAAATATATGCCAACTTCAAAGGAGATATTGAAAAGCATTCTG GACCTCAATTTGACTACTTAGAAAAAGCTCTCGACAAATTTGATGACGGACCTTTCTTCCTAGGTCAATTCAGTCAG GTCGATATCGTGTATGCTCCCTTCGTTGAAAGGTTCCAAATCTTCTTGAAAGAGGGGTTAAATTATGATATCACATCTGGGAGGCCAAAACTAGCAAAATGGACAGAG GAACTGAACAAGCTTGATAGCTACATTCAAACAAAAGCTGATCCTAAGGAAGTGGTGgacttatataagaaaaaatatttg GCGTAA